In Paenibacillus algicola, a genomic segment contains:
- a CDS encoding M20 family metallopeptidase → MIRTEQAEALFPRMVEWRRYLHRFPEVSYQEEKTAQFVASVLEALGYEPRTGMGGHGVMAVLKGGRPGRTIVLRADMDALPIQDEKECQYKSAVEGVMHACGHDGHTSMLLAAAAYFKSMEDQVRGEIRFLFQPAEEVCPGGALGMIEAGALKGADVIYGLHLWTPLPVGMASSAAGPLMAAADEFFIDMVGRGGHGGMPHVTADAVLAGATLVTQLQSIVSRSVDPLQPAVVTIGTIQGGSAQNVVADRCRITGTVRTFDEETRLLIRSRIERIAHAVADSSDTTAVIDYLIGYPAVINDELETQRFFKTAPQVFGGEQVLLTPPIMPAEDFAYYLQQIPGCFMFVGAGNEAKGAVYPHHHPRFDFDEDAMLLGLKLLIQMTEAYQDEHEGTEGSAN, encoded by the coding sequence ATGATCAGAACTGAACAGGCTGAAGCGCTGTTTCCGCGGATGGTGGAATGGCGCCGATATTTACATAGGTTTCCCGAGGTATCCTATCAGGAGGAGAAAACGGCACAATTCGTAGCTTCTGTCCTGGAAGCGCTGGGCTATGAGCCCCGCACCGGGATGGGCGGACATGGTGTGATGGCTGTGCTGAAGGGTGGCAGGCCCGGCCGCACCATCGTGCTGCGCGCGGATATGGACGCTCTTCCCATCCAGGATGAAAAGGAATGTCAATATAAATCCGCTGTGGAGGGGGTTATGCATGCCTGCGGCCATGATGGGCATACGTCCATGCTGCTGGCGGCTGCAGCTTATTTTAAATCGATGGAGGACCAGGTTCGCGGAGAGATACGGTTTCTGTTCCAGCCGGCAGAAGAAGTATGCCCCGGCGGTGCGCTGGGCATGATCGAGGCCGGTGCACTAAAGGGAGCCGATGTGATTTATGGCCTGCACTTGTGGACGCCGCTGCCGGTCGGCATGGCCTCAAGCGCCGCAGGTCCGCTTATGGCCGCTGCGGATGAATTCTTCATTGATATGGTGGGCCGGGGCGGCCACGGAGGGATGCCACATGTGACTGCAGATGCCGTGCTGGCCGGGGCAACGCTCGTCACCCAGCTGCAGAGCATTGTGAGCCGGTCCGTGGACCCCTTGCAGCCTGCAGTCGTGACGATAGGCACCATCCAGGGCGGCTCGGCGCAAAATGTTGTCGCTGACCGCTGCCGGATTACGGGGACAGTGCGGACCTTTGATGAGGAGACTCGCCTGCTTATTCGAAGCCGTATTGAGAGAATTGCCCATGCTGTTGCTGACAGCAGCGATACAACCGCAGTTATTGACTACCTCATCGGGTACCCGGCAGTTATTAATGATGAGCTGGAAACCCAGCGCTTCTTTAAGACCGCTCCTCAGGTGTTTGGGGGAGAGCAGGTGCTGCTGACACCGCCGATTATGCCGGCGGAGGATTTCGCTTATTATTTGCAGCAGATTCCAGGCTGCTTTATGTTTGTCGGTGCAGGCAATGAAGCGAAAGGAGCGGTCTATCCGCATCATCATCCAAGGTTTGATTTTGATGAGGATGCCATGCTTCTGGGCCTGAAGCTGCTCATCCAGATGACAGAAGCCTATCAGGATGAACATGAAGGAACCGAAGGCAGCGCCAATTAA
- a CDS encoding aminopeptidase: MRDPRIQKLAENLVGYSVDMQPGENVLIEMIGSERDLLNAIVEEVGRKGGRPFVQLTDKTVQRAMLKHATKEQLSIWSELDLARMKQMDCYIGIRAGENVNDLADVPEQNMKLYNSIYSHPVHSEERVKRTKWVVLRYPNASMAQLANTSTEAFEDFYFDVCNLDYSKMDRAQDPLAELMRRTDKVRITGPGTDISFSIKNIGAEKCSGQKNIPDGEVYTSPVRDSVNGTIAYNTPTLYNGVTFENITFRFEQGKIVEATGSDTARLNEILDSDEGARYIGEFAIGFNPYILHPMKDILFDEKIAGSLHFTPGQAYEVTDNGNRSSIHWDLVLIQRPEYGGGEIYFDDVLIRKDGLFVIPELESLNPENLK; this comes from the coding sequence ATGCGTGATCCAAGAATTCAGAAACTAGCAGAAAATCTGGTGGGCTATTCGGTCGATATGCAGCCCGGGGAAAATGTACTGATTGAGATGATTGGCTCGGAGCGGGATCTGCTCAATGCGATTGTCGAAGAGGTAGGCCGCAAAGGAGGACGTCCTTTCGTACAGCTGACAGACAAAACGGTACAGCGGGCTATGCTGAAGCATGCCACCAAGGAGCAGCTGTCGATCTGGTCCGAGCTTGACCTTGCCCGGATGAAGCAGATGGACTGCTATATCGGGATCCGTGCCGGCGAGAATGTCAACGACCTTGCGGATGTGCCTGAGCAGAATATGAAGCTCTATAACTCCATTTACTCCCACCCCGTACATAGCGAAGAGCGTGTCAAGCGGACGAAGTGGGTGGTGCTGCGCTATCCGAACGCGAGCATGGCTCAGCTTGCCAATACAAGTACGGAAGCGTTTGAGGACTTTTACTTTGATGTGTGCAACCTGGACTATTCCAAAATGGACCGTGCCCAGGACCCGCTCGCTGAGCTTATGCGCCGGACGGACAAGGTGCGTATTACCGGACCGGGAACAGATATTTCCTTCTCGATCAAAAATATCGGTGCAGAGAAATGCTCCGGCCAGAAGAACATTCCGGACGGCGAGGTGTACACATCGCCGGTTCGTGATTCCGTGAATGGAACGATTGCATACAATACGCCAACGCTGTATAACGGAGTCACCTTTGAGAATATCACCTTCCGTTTTGAGCAAGGGAAGATTGTAGAGGCTACCGGCAGCGATACGGCGCGCTTGAACGAGATTCTGGACAGCGATGAAGGCGCACGCTACATCGGGGAATTCGCGATCGGCTTTAACCCGTATATTTTGCATCCGATGAAGGATATTTTGTTTGATGAAAAAATTGCCGGCAGCCTGCACTTCACGCCAGGTCAAGCCTACGAGGTGACCGATAACGGCAACCGCTCGTCCATCCACTGGGATCTGGTGCTGATCCAGCGTCCGGAGTATGGCGGCGGAGAAATTTACTTCGACGATGTCTTGATCCGGAAAGACGGCTTGTTTGTAATTCCGGAGCTGGAGAGCCTGAATCCCGAAAATCTAAAATAG
- the ftsW gene encoding putative lipid II flippase FtsW produces MTTPKPQPKRGTPDFQLLILTLLLVGFGLIMVFSSSASLAVVSERFSYDALYFTKRQLVFAALGTFVMLIAMNISYKKYRILFFPMFFLTLILLILVIVIGRTTNGASSWFNLGNLGIQPTELAKIATIGYLAALITKKGERIRQWKGGFFPVLIIVGVVAGLIMLQPDLGSTFILVATCGLIIYAGGASLKHITACISLVALGLALTIGVGSLINAISGGQSQADGNYKVGRIEAFLNPFQDQSGVGYNLVQSLIAIGQGGVTGAGYGEGVQKLHYLPNPYNDFIFSVIGEEFGFIGTSLFLLLYLYFIWRGIIVSLRCPDPFGTLTGIGIMGLIAIQAFVNIGGVTNTIPITGVTLPFVSYGGSSLLVMMLSIGIVLSISRESTRPAKEEHVKSVLKKDYRSSR; encoded by the coding sequence ATGACTACGCCCAAACCGCAGCCAAAGAGAGGGACGCCGGATTTTCAGCTGTTGATCCTTACCTTGCTGCTGGTGGGATTCGGTTTAATCATGGTGTTCAGCTCCAGCGCAAGCCTTGCTGTCGTTAGCGAAAGGTTCAGCTATGACGCCCTGTATTTTACAAAGCGCCAGCTTGTATTTGCAGCTCTGGGCACCTTCGTCATGCTGATTGCCATGAACATTTCTTACAAGAAATATCGGATATTATTTTTTCCTATGTTCTTTCTGACGCTGATTCTGCTTATACTGGTCATCGTGATCGGCCGCACGACGAACGGTGCATCCAGCTGGTTTAATCTCGGAAATTTAGGGATCCAGCCTACAGAGCTCGCCAAGATTGCCACAATCGGATATTTAGCTGCTCTCATTACCAAGAAGGGGGAGCGCATCCGGCAGTGGAAGGGCGGTTTTTTTCCCGTACTGATTATTGTCGGGGTTGTGGCCGGCTTGATTATGCTGCAGCCGGATCTGGGCTCCACTTTTATTCTGGTCGCCACCTGCGGACTTATTATTTATGCCGGAGGCGCGAGCCTGAAGCATATTACAGCCTGTATTTCGCTGGTTGCTCTGGGACTTGCGCTGACAATCGGGGTTGGCTCTTTGATCAATGCCATCTCGGGCGGACAATCCCAAGCGGACGGCAACTACAAGGTGGGCCGGATTGAAGCATTTCTGAATCCGTTTCAGGACCAATCCGGGGTCGGCTACAATCTGGTGCAGTCCCTGATTGCCATTGGCCAGGGCGGCGTAACGGGAGCCGGCTACGGCGAAGGCGTCCAGAAGCTGCACTACCTGCCTAACCCGTACAACGACTTTATTTTTTCAGTCATCGGGGAAGAGTTCGGCTTTATCGGAACGTCCTTGTTTCTCCTTCTGTACCTGTATTTCATCTGGAGAGGCATTATCGTCTCTCTTCGCTGTCCGGACCCGTTCGGGACATTGACGGGGATCGGTATTATGGGACTCATTGCGATTCAGGCCTTTGTCAATATTGGCGGAGTCACCAACACCATTCCTATTACGGGAGTCACGCTTCCGTTCGTCAGCTATGGCGGCTCTTCCCTGCTCGTGATGATGCTTTCTATCGGCATTGTACTCAGCATTTCCAGGGAAAGCACGCGTCCCGCGAAGGAAGAGCATGTCAAATCTGTACTCAAAAAAGACTACCGGTCTTCCCGGTAG
- a CDS encoding Asp23/Gls24 family envelope stress response protein, with amino-acid sequence MAEQLQLDNGLIRISDDVVSKIAGMAALETPGIAAMSGGLSEGWAKRLSGKNVQKGVTVEVGQLEAAIDLRIIVLYETPIHEVCRMLQQNVREAVESMTGLRVVEVNVKVEGVAFKDDEIEDYSGRTK; translated from the coding sequence ATGGCTGAACAGCTTCAACTGGATAATGGATTGATTCGGATATCAGATGACGTTGTCTCTAAAATCGCCGGGATGGCGGCTTTGGAAACACCGGGGATTGCTGCCATGTCGGGCGGCCTATCCGAGGGCTGGGCCAAACGGCTGAGCGGCAAGAACGTGCAGAAGGGGGTAACGGTAGAAGTTGGCCAGCTTGAGGCGGCCATTGATCTGCGCATTATTGTCCTCTACGAGACACCGATCCATGAAGTGTGCCGGATGCTTCAGCAAAATGTTCGGGAAGCAGTTGAGAGTATGACGGGTCTGCGTGTGGTGGAAGTGAACGTCAAGGTGGAAGGCGTTGCCTTCAAGGACGATGAGATCGAGGATTATTCAGGTCGTACCAAGTAA
- a CDS encoding YugN family protein: protein MIFKDTGLDGLKSDLAYMDESAEKVGFIRWQWEYYRATYDFKIEDRKNETDYYLRINTRAIEGKLEKPDTVLQIEAVYLGKATFPHGLEYDSAPPSAVLNIANGKLQQLKTLLEA from the coding sequence ATGATTTTCAAAGATACGGGCCTCGACGGCTTGAAGAGTGATTTGGCCTACATGGATGAGAGCGCAGAGAAAGTCGGCTTTATCCGCTGGCAGTGGGAATACTACCGTGCTACATATGATTTCAAAATTGAGGACAGAAAGAACGAAACGGACTACTATCTCCGCATTAATACGCGCGCGATTGAAGGCAAGCTGGAGAAGCCGGATACCGTGCTTCAAATTGAAGCCGTTTACCTGGGCAAGGCTACCTTCCCGCACGGTCTGGAATATGATTCCGCACCTCCTTCAGCCGTGCTGAACATTGCGAACGGAAAGCTGCAGCAGCTCAAGACGCTTCTGGAAGCGTAA
- a CDS encoding YlaN family protein — protein MTSSDLQEQLNLKAISLLHEDADKIQKLIEVQMENLATRYCPLYEEVLDTQMYGFSKEVDFAVRAGLLPEVTGKQLISKLERNLALLYEALNQAE, from the coding sequence ATGACTTCATCGGATTTACAGGAACAGCTGAATCTTAAAGCGATCAGTCTTCTTCATGAAGATGCGGATAAAATTCAAAAGCTCATTGAAGTGCAGATGGAGAATCTGGCAACCCGTTATTGCCCTCTCTATGAGGAAGTGCTGGATACCCAGATGTACGGATTCTCGAAAGAGGTTGATTTTGCGGTCAGAGCAGGCCTATTGCCGGAAGTAACAGGCAAGCAGCTGATCAGCAAGCTCGAGCGCAATCTGGCTCTTCTCTATGAAGCCTTGAATCAAGCTGAATAG
- a CDS encoding DNA repair helicase XPB gives MHSDSMNTNKTASQTGPCIVQRNRTILLEVGHPDFEKAQSTLSHYCELVKSPASFHTYQITPLSLWNAAAAGWCPAAVISSLVPLSRWEVPSAVQGEIQELMSRFGKLRLTCHPQKTSWLLLSLEDIQTEEAISALPCLKEAGAVFAAGLSVEIPSHRRGMLKQELTRAGYPVLDLAGYEDGQHLGLEWSPSCTGEGFQLREYQRAAVSAFMNGGGTGGSGVLVLPCGAGKTVIGLGAMMELQCETLILTSSSTSVAQWINELVTRTTLQQEEIGEYTGQRKKVGPVTVATYHMLTHRKGAEAPQPVNLFSERSWGLIIYDEVHLLPAPVFRAAADIQATRRLGLTATLIREDGREQDVFSLIGPKRYVMPWKRLEEKGWIASADCVELKVSLPDSLKPAYYRAGKREQYRLASENPAKTAAAKRLLSRHAGEQMLIIGQYVKQLQSMAEALNVPLITGSTNRAERERLYDAFREGSIPVLAVSKVANFAVDLPDASVALEVSGSYGSRQEEAQRLGRILRPKKNGARASFYHLVTKDSREEEFAIRRRMFLIEQGYEYVTQNGDALCGADVQWNAREEGGLI, from the coding sequence ATGCATAGCGATTCTATGAATACGAACAAAACGGCCTCACAGACCGGACCTTGTATCGTGCAGCGCAACCGCACTATTTTGCTGGAGGTGGGCCACCCGGATTTTGAGAAAGCGCAGTCCACACTGTCGCACTATTGCGAGCTGGTGAAGAGCCCGGCTTCTTTTCATACCTACCAGATCACGCCGCTATCGCTGTGGAATGCTGCCGCCGCCGGATGGTGTCCCGCTGCGGTCATTTCGAGCCTGGTCCCGCTTTCCCGCTGGGAAGTGCCGTCCGCCGTACAGGGGGAAATCCAGGAGCTGATGTCGAGATTCGGCAAGCTGAGGCTGACCTGTCATCCACAGAAGACAAGCTGGCTGCTTCTGTCGCTGGAGGATATCCAGACGGAAGAGGCGATAAGTGCCTTGCCATGCCTGAAAGAAGCAGGGGCTGTGTTCGCAGCCGGACTGAGTGTGGAAATTCCATCGCACCGTCGCGGGATGCTGAAGCAGGAGCTGACTCGCGCCGGCTATCCTGTACTGGACCTTGCCGGGTATGAGGACGGACAGCATCTCGGACTGGAATGGTCCCCCTCCTGCACGGGAGAAGGCTTTCAGCTGCGGGAATATCAGCGTGCTGCAGTCAGTGCCTTTATGAACGGCGGCGGTACAGGGGGCAGCGGGGTGTTGGTGCTGCCCTGCGGCGCCGGAAAGACCGTGATCGGTCTTGGTGCCATGATGGAGCTGCAGTGCGAGACGCTAATTCTGACCTCCAGCTCTACATCGGTAGCCCAGTGGATCAACGAGCTGGTGACCCGGACAACGCTTCAGCAGGAGGAGATTGGCGAGTACACCGGACAGCGGAAAAAGGTAGGGCCGGTTACGGTGGCGACTTATCACATGCTGACGCACCGCAAGGGAGCAGAGGCGCCTCAGCCTGTCAATCTGTTCAGCGAGCGCAGCTGGGGATTGATTATTTATGACGAGGTGCATTTGCTTCCGGCTCCGGTATTCCGCGCTGCTGCCGACATTCAGGCTACACGCCGCCTTGGATTGACTGCTACGCTGATTCGTGAGGATGGAAGAGAGCAGGATGTCTTTTCGCTCATCGGCCCCAAGCGATATGTAATGCCCTGGAAAAGGCTGGAGGAGAAGGGCTGGATTGCTTCGGCGGATTGCGTAGAGCTGAAGGTGTCGCTGCCGGATTCTCTCAAGCCTGCCTACTATAGGGCTGGAAAAAGAGAGCAGTACAGGCTGGCCTCCGAAAATCCGGCCAAGACAGCTGCAGCGAAGAGACTGCTATCCCGTCATGCCGGGGAGCAGATGTTAATTATCGGTCAATATGTGAAGCAGCTTCAGAGCATGGCAGAGGCGCTGAACGTTCCCTTGATCACCGGGAGCACGAATCGGGCGGAACGAGAACGGCTGTATGACGCCTTTCGAGAGGGCTCTATACCGGTACTGGCCGTATCCAAGGTGGCGAATTTTGCGGTGGACCTGCCGGATGCCTCGGTCGCTTTGGAGGTGTCTGGCAGCTACGGCTCACGGCAGGAGGAGGCGCAGCGACTGGGGAGAATTTTGCGTCCCAAAAAAAACGGCGCCCGCGCCTCCTTCTACCATCTGGTGACGAAGGACAGCCGGGAAGAAGAGTTTGCAATTCGCCGGCGAATGTTTCTGATCGAACAAGGATATGAATACGTAACGCAGAACGGGGATGCTCTCTGCGGTGCGGATGTGCAATGGAACGCTCGAGAGGAGGGGGGGCTCATATGA
- a CDS encoding HPr family phosphocarrier protein produces MSNNNNASVVEIAQTAGQFSSSIVLQTENKYIDVKSILGLFTTLVSHKSYELHVHGSDAEEAKQAMIDVFTKHGLNVTVVAD; encoded by the coding sequence ATGTCCAATAACAACAATGCAAGCGTTGTCGAAATTGCTCAAACCGCAGGTCAATTTTCTTCATCCATTGTTCTGCAGACCGAGAATAAGTACATTGACGTCAAGAGCATTTTGGGGTTATTTACGACATTGGTCAGTCACAAGAGCTACGAGCTTCATGTTCATGGCTCGGATGCCGAAGAAGCGAAGCAAGCAATGATTGATGTGTTTACCAAGCATGGGCTGAATGTTACCGTAGTGGCTGACTAA